A single window of Triticum aestivum cultivar Chinese Spring unplaced genomic scaffold, IWGSC CS RefSeq v2.1 scaffold121850, whole genome shotgun sequence DNA harbors:
- the LOC123176925 gene encoding S-(+)-linalool synthase, chloroplastic-like: MLSMVDHLKRLCIDHYFQDEIDNIMDSSVDLLHSDDLLDATLSLRLMREVGYYVSADDVLQKFTNANGDFNLRHSKDLRGLLSLHDMSHLNMGEASLYKANEFSSKHLKFALKCLEPNLARYVMKSLDHPYHVSLRQYKARHHLSYLQNLPTRHTAIEKLALAEFQMKKLQHQSEMQEIKRWWVDLGLSQEIPAARDQVLKWYMWSMTILEGFSFS, from the exons ATGTTGAGCATGGTTGATCACCTCAAACGCCTCTGCATTGACCACTATTTCCAGGATGAAATCGATAACATAATGGACTCGTCTGTGGATCTCCTCCATAGTGATGATCTACTTGACGCAACCCTTTCCTTAAGGCTGATGAGAGAAGTTGGATATTATGTTTCGGCAG ACGATGTTCTTCAGAAGTTCACAAACGCTAATGGTGATTTCAACCTTAGGCATAGCAAAGACCTTAGAGGGTTGCTGAGCTTGCATGACATGTCACACCTCAACATGGGAGAAGCTTCACTCTACAAGGCAAATGAATTCTCAAGCAAGCACCTAAAATTTGCACTTAAGTGTTTGGAGCCAAACCTTGCGAGATATGTGATGAAGTCACTAGACCATCCCTACCATGTGAGCCTGAGGCAATACAAGGCTAGGCATCATTTGAGTTACCTCCAGAACTTGCCTACTAGGCACACTGCAATTGAGAAGCTGGCACTTGCAGAATTTCAGATGAAGAAGTTGCAACATCAGAGTGAAATGCAAGAGATTAAGAG ATGGTGGGTGGATTTGGGATTGTCTCAAGAAATTCCTGCTGCAAGGGACCAAGTTCTGAAAT